The Pseudalkalibacillus hwajinpoensis DNA window TTCATACCATGATCATTGAACAGATCGTCACACTATCTGTACATCTGGAGGATCGTTCCGGTGCACTTTCACGGGTGCTGAGTAAGGTAGCTTCTTTACGGTGTAATATATTGACCATTAACCAGACCATTCCACTACAGGGCTACGCTACGGTAATTTTAACAATGGAAATCGGTGAAGCCAATTTACGTCTGAGCAGTCTAATTGAAAAAATAAAAGAAATTGAAGCAGTAAACAATGCGGAAATTATCGGATCAGGAGCATAGGAGGAAAAACAATGGACAATCAAAAAAGAATTGGCTTTTTAGGACCAGAAGGGACCTTCACAGAAATCGCAGCAAAAACGCTGTTTCAAGAGGAGGAGAGAATGCCGTTTCCAACCATCAGAGCCTGCCTTGAAGCAGTTGATGATGGAACTGTTGAATACGGCGTTGTGCCTCTTGAAAACACAATTGAAGGTTCTGTTAATATGACACTTGACCTCCTGTCTCAGCAAGTATCACTTCCAATCGTTGGAGAGCTTGTTTTACCAATTCGCCAACATTTACTCGTTCATCCAGAATTAGATGATTGGAAACGAGTTACACGTGTTCTTTCGCATCCTCATGCGATTGCACAATGCCATATTTTCCTGCAAAAGGAGCTGCCTAATGCTGAACTCAGCAATGCAGCGTCAACAAGTGCAGCAGCAGAATATGTTCAGGGTTCTGACAAAGTGTATGAAGCTGCGATTGGGAATGAGCTTGCTGCGGAAAAATATGGATTAACGATCGCCCAATCCGATATCCATGACACAGAAGATAATGATACGCGTTTTCTTGTGTTACATAAAACAGCCGCTGCCCTTCCTCGCACAGCTTTATTTCGTGAAGATCGCGTTACCTACAAAATCATTCTCCCATCCGATTATCCAGGCGCCCTTCACCAGGTACTTGCTGCCTTTGCGTGGCGAAACCTTAATCTAACGAAGATTGAATCCCGTCCTATGAAAACAGGTCT harbors:
- a CDS encoding ACT domain-containing protein, whose protein sequence is MSKEDKNFYLVREDVLSDSMIKTLEAKLLLESGTVESVREAIDEVGVSRSAFYKYRDTILPFHTMIIEQIVTLSVHLEDRSGALSRVLSKVASLRCNILTINQTIPLQGYATVILTMEIGEANLRLSSLIEKIKEIEAVNNAEIIGSGA
- the pheA gene encoding prephenate dehydratase, with the translated sequence MDNQKRIGFLGPEGTFTEIAAKTLFQEEERMPFPTIRACLEAVDDGTVEYGVVPLENTIEGSVNMTLDLLSQQVSLPIVGELVLPIRQHLLVHPELDDWKRVTRVLSHPHAIAQCHIFLQKELPNAELSNAASTSAAAEYVQGSDKVYEAAIGNELAAEKYGLTIAQSDIHDTEDNDTRFLVLHKTAAALPRTALFREDRVTYKIILPSDYPGALHQVLAAFAWRNLNLTKIESRPMKTGLGNYFFIIDVERPNREVLLQGVMEEIQALGIGITVLGEYPCFVVTAK